AAGTATTCTCCTTACTATGAGGAACATAGACAATTGTTTTTCAATAATTTTAAAGAGGAAATTAAACTGTTACACCAAATATATCATCAGAATATTGTTCGTGTCTTTAACTATTACTTATATCCTGAACAATATACTGGCTATATTCTCATGGAATATGTTAAAGGAAAGAACATCTCAAAATTTGTTATTGATAATCCCGATAGGCTAAATAATATCTTCGGTCAAACGATATCAGGTTTTTGTCATTTGGAAAAGAATAAAATCCTCCATAGAGATATTAGACCACATAACATTTTAGTTTCGAATGAAGGTGTTGTTAAAATAATTGACTTCGGATTTAGTAAAAAAGTAGATTTTGAAAATGATTACAAAAAAAGTATATCCTTAAACTGGAGATATAATCCACCTATGGACTTCACAAAGAAGATATACAACTTTAAAACGGAAGTTTATTTTGTTGCAAAATTATTTGAAGAAATTATATTCGAAAATAATTTTGAGAATTTCGCATATAATGACATACTAAAACAAATGCTCATTCCAGATTATGATGAACGAATTAATTCATTTTTTGAAGTTGAAAGGGCAATTGTTGCTGATGAATACCAAGGCTTGACTTTTACAGAAGAAGAAAAAGGAATTTATATACGATTTGCATCAAGTCTGTCAGAAATTTATTCGAAAATTGATGTTGAATCTAAATATAATACCGACATAGATAAGATAATTTCAGGTCTTGATGAAGTTTACAGAAATTCAATGCTTGAAACTTTTGTGCAGAACCATAATTCTATAGCTAAATGTTTTGTAAAAGGTGATTATCGCTATTATACGAAAAGAGATGTTGAAGTTAGTGTAATTAAAGACTTTGTTAATCTGCTAAAGTCAATATCAATAGAGAAAAGAAAGGTTGTTATGAATAATTTATGGCAGAGACTTGATTCTATTGAAAGAGAGGCAAAAGTACCTGATGATGATTTACCCTTTTAAAATAGAAATTTTATGACGCTTAAAGAGATTGTAG
This is a stretch of genomic DNA from uncultured Draconibacterium sp.. It encodes these proteins:
- a CDS encoding protein kinase family protein; this translates as MNGKIIEFVRTKDYKFIKEIGQGGTGRTVLLEDEIINERFVCKKYSPYYEEHRQLFFNNFKEEIKLLHQIYHQNIVRVFNYYLYPEQYTGYILMEYVKGKNISKFVIDNPDRLNNIFGQTISGFCHLEKNKILHRDIRPHNILVSNEGVVKIIDFGFSKKVDFENDYKKSISLNWRYNPPMDFTKKIYNFKTEVYFVAKLFEEIIFENNFENFAYNDILKQMLIPDYDERINSFFEVERAIVADEYQGLTFTEEEKGIYIRFASSLSEIYSKIDVESKYNTDIDKIISGLDEVYRNSMLETFVQNHNSIAKCFVKGDYRYYTKRDVEVSVIKDFVNLLKSISIEKRKVVMNNLWQRLDSIEREAKVPDDDLPF